The following coding sequences lie in one Phragmites australis chromosome 8, lpPhrAust1.1, whole genome shotgun sequence genomic window:
- the LOC133926934 gene encoding histone deacetylase 1, with protein sequence MDASAGGGGNSLPTTGADGSKRRVCYFYDAEVGNYYYGQGHPMKPHRIRMTHALLAHYGLLDQMQVLRPHPARDRDLCRFHADDYIAFLRSVTPETQQDQIRALKRFNVGEDCPVFDGLYNFCQTYAGGSVGGAVKLNHGHDIAINWAGGLHHAKKCEASGFCYVNDIVLAILELLKYHNRVLYVDIDIHHGDGVEEAFYTTDRVMTVSFHKFGDYFPGTGDIQDVGHNKGKYYSLNVPLDDGIDDESYQSLFKPIMAKVMEVFRPGAVVLQCGADSLSGDRLGCFNLSIKGHAECVRFMRSFNVPLLLLGGGGYTIRNVARCWCYETGVALGHELTDKMPPNEYYEYFGPDYTLHVAPSNMENKNAWHQLDDIRSKLLDNLSKLRHAPSVQFQERPPEAELPEKDEDMENPDERHDAGSDMEMNDAKPLEDSGRRSSIQSVRMKKESAEAEATDQDVNRVAAEHSKGTGLVADGVGSSKQTIPNDPSSMAIDEPGALKVQPESSNKLQDQPTTYQKP encoded by the exons ATGGACGcctcggccggcggcggcggcaactcCCTGCCGACCACCGGCGCGGACGGGTCGAAGCGGCGCGTCTGCTACTTCTATGACGCGGAGGTGGGAAACTACTACTACGGGCAGGGCCACCCGATGAAGCCGCACCGCATCCGCATGACCCACGCGCTGCTCGCCCACTACGGCCTCCTCGACCAGATGCAGGTGCTCCGCCCACACCCCGCCCGCGACCGCGACCTCTGCCGTTTCCACGCCGACGACTACATCGCCTTCCTCCGCTCCGTCACCCCCGAGACGCAGCAGGACCAGATCCGCGCGCTCAAGCGCTTCAACGTCGGCGAGGACTGCCCCGTCTTCGACGGCCTCTACAACTTCTGCCAGACCTACGCGGGGGGCTCCGTCGGCGGCGCCGTCAAGCTCAACCACGGGCATGACATCGCCATCAACTGGGCCGGCGGCCTCCACCATGCCAAGAAGTGCGAGGCATCCGGATTCTGCTATGTCAACGACATCGTCCTGGCCATCCTCGAGCTCCTCAAGTACCACAAC CGCGTTCTTTATGTGGATATTGATATCCACCACGGGGACGGCGTGGAGGAGGCTTTTTACACCACGGACCGGGTGATGACGGTCTCATTCCACAAGTTTGGGGATTATTTCCCGGGCACAGGGGACATTCAAGACGTTGGGCACAACAAGGGGAAGTATTACTCCCTGAATGTCCCGTTGGATGATGGCATTGATGACGAGAGCTACCAGTCGTTGTTCAAGCCCATCATGGCCAAGGTGATGGAGGTCTTCCGCCCTGGCGCGGTGGTGCTCCAGTGTGGTGCGGATTCTTTGTCGGGCGACAGGTTGGGCTGTTTCAACCTATCTATTAAGGGACATGCGGAATGCGTGAGATTCATGAGGTCCTTCAATGtcccgctgctgctgcttggtGGCGGTGGGTATACCATCAGAAATGTTGCACGATGTTGGTGCTATGAG ACAGGGGTTGCACTTGGTCATGAGCTCACCGACAAGATGCCTCCTAATGAGTATTATGAGTATTTTGGTCCAGATTATACGCTACATGTTGCTCCAAGTAACATGGAGAATAAAAACGCATGGCATCAATTGGATGATATAAGATCAAAACTTCTCGATAATCTTTCAAAACTCCGACATGCTCCTAGTGTCCAATTTCAAGAGCGACCTCCAGAGGCTGAGTTACCTGAG AAAGATGAAGATATGGAGAATCCTGATGAAAGACATGATGCTGGTTCTGATATGGAAATGAACGATGCCAAGCCTCTGGAGGACTCCGGAAG GAGGAGCAGTATACAGAGTGTAAGAATGAAGAAAGAATCTGCTGAGGCAGAGGCAACAGATCAG GATGTTAATAGAGTAGCTGCAGAACATTCAAAAGGCACTGGACTGGTGGCTGATGGAGTTGGTTCCTCAAAACAAACCATC CCAAATGATCCAAGTTCAATGGCCATAGACGAACCAGGTGCTTTGAAAGTTCAACCAGAGAGCTCAAACAAATTGCAGGACCAACCAACAACGTACCAGAAACCATGA
- the LOC133925938 gene encoding pectate lyase-like codes for MEEGFQWSRPGSFVLFAVFFLSAAAVSEANIGEFDEHWQKRKLMADAAAQATYKPDPIEETNRINRAVHRSTAKEESSTRREMLGKKKKFRGACKATNPIDRCWRCRKDWATDRKRLARCAQGFGRNTTGGLAGKFYVVTDGTDDDVVNPRPGTLRWAVIQKEPLWITFAKTMIITLKEELIIGSDKTIDGRGAQVRIANGAQLTVQFANNVIIHNIHINDIVSSNKNGGYIRDSPDHFGWRTVSDGDGITVFGSTNVWLDHISLSNCQDGLIDVIAKSTGVTISNCHMTNHNDVMLFGSSDSRPEDQIMQITVAFNHFGRGLVQRMPRCRWGFFHVVNNDYTHWLMYAIGGSKSPTIISQGNRYIAPPNLAAKQVTKQHDAPESEWKNWVWHSQDDLFMDGAYFTVTGGDINRQFNKKDLIKPKPGSYVTRLARFAGSIPCRPGKPC; via the exons ATGGAGGAGGGATTTCAATGGAGCAGGCCGGGCTCCTTCGTCCTGTTCGCCGTCTTCTTCCTGTCGGCGGCGGCCGTGTCGGAGGCCAACATCGGCGAGTTCGACGAGCACTGGCAGAAACGCAAGCTCATGGCAGACGCCGCCGCGCAGGCCACCTACAAGCCCGACCCGATCGAGGAAACCAACCGCATCAACCGCGCCGTCCACAG ATCGACCGCGAAGGAGGAGAGCAGTACGAGGCGGGAGATgctggggaagaagaagaagttcagGGGGGCGTGCAAGGCGACGAACCCGATCGACCGGTGCTGGCGGTGCCGCAAGGACTGGGCGACGGACCGGAAGCGGCTGGCGCGGTGCGCGCAGGGGTTCGGGCGGAACACCACCGGCGGGCTGGCCGGCAAGTTCTACGTGGTGACGGACGGCACCGACGACGACGTGGTGAACCCGCGCCCCGGCACGCTCCGGTGGGCCGTGATCCAGAAGGAGCCGCTGTGGATCACCTTCGCTAAGACTATGATCATAACGCTCAAGGAGGAGCTCATCATCGGCAGCGACAAGACCATCGACGGCCGCGGCGCGCAGGTGCGCATCGCCAACGGCGCGCAGCTGACGGTGCAGTTCGCCAACAACGTCATCATCCACAACATCCACATCAATGACATCGTCTCCTCCAACAAGAACGGTGGCTATATCCGGGACTCGCCGGACCACTTCGGTTGGCGCACAGTATCCGACGGAGACGGCATCACCGTCTTCGGATCCACCAACGTGTGGCTGGACCACATCTCCCTCTCCAACTGCCAGGACGGCCTCATCGACGTCATCGCCAAGTCCACCGGCGTCACCATCTCCAACTGCCACATGACCAACCACAACGACGTCATGCTCTTCGGCTCCAGCGACAGCAGGCCCGAAGACCAGATCATGCAGATcaccgtcgccttcaaccacttCGGCAGAGGACTCGTGCAGAGAATGCCAAG ATGCCGGTGGGGATTCTTCCACGTGGTGAACAACGACTACACCCACTGGCTCATGTACGCCATCGGCGGCAGCAAGAGCCCGACCATCATCAGCCAGGGCAACCGGTACATCGCCCCGCCGAACCTCGCGGCGAAGCAGGTCACCAAGCAGCATGACGCGCCGGAGTCGGAGTGGAAGAACTGGGTGTGGCACTCGCAGGACGACCTCTTCATGGATGGCGCCTACTTCACCGTTACCGGCGGCGACATCAACAGACAGTTCAACAAGAAGGACCTCATCAAGCCCAAGCCCGGGTCCTACGTCACCAGGCTCGCGCGCTTCGCCGGCTCCATCCCCTGCAGGCCCGGCAAGCCCTGCTAG